One window of Peteryoungia desertarenae genomic DNA carries:
- a CDS encoding acetyl/propionyl/methylcrotonyl-CoA carboxylase subunit alpha, which yields MKKVLIANRGEIAVRIIRACRDYGLKSVAVYADPDLDAMFVRLADEAYGLGGSRPAETYLDIQKLIEIAHRSGADAVHPGYGLLSERAEFARAVQEAGLTWIGPDPHVIEALGDKVEARRIALSVGAPLVAGSDGPVETAEEVIAFAKTHGLPVAIKAAHGGGGRGLKVAWKMEDVAELYHSAVREAEAAFGRGECFLERFLDRPRHIEAQVLADKHGNVLVLGTRDCSLQRRNQKLVEEAPAPFLSDAQRQAIHDAAKKICAAAGYSGAGTVEFLLGIDGTISFLEVNTRLQVEHPVTEETTGIDLVIEQFRIAEGKALEVLETPAPHGHSIEFRINAEDPVRGFLPTPGAITRFDPPSGPGVRLDTGVTTGSTVPGTFDSLMAKLIVTGATREQALARARRALAEFAIEGIATVLPFHRAAMEARDFTGEDGFRVHTRWIETDFAEPLAAAARPEPLPDRSLIRTHVEIDGKRHELAIPAGLLSGIGGQSSSSTSGSTSSPESEDMSGVRAPISGTLQAFKIEDGAEVKAGDLIAVMEAMKMETQVTAPRAGRVSLNESPGSYLQAGTMIARYQD from the coding sequence ATGAAGAAAGTGCTGATCGCCAATCGCGGCGAAATCGCCGTGCGCATCATCCGCGCCTGCCGCGACTACGGGCTTAAGTCCGTCGCGGTCTATGCCGATCCGGATCTGGATGCGATGTTCGTCAGGCTCGCGGATGAGGCTTATGGGCTGGGCGGCAGTCGTCCGGCAGAGACTTATCTCGATATCCAGAAGCTCATCGAGATTGCCCACCGGTCCGGCGCGGACGCGGTGCATCCCGGCTATGGGCTCCTGTCCGAACGGGCGGAATTCGCCCGCGCCGTGCAGGAGGCAGGCCTCACCTGGATCGGTCCGGATCCGCATGTGATCGAAGCGCTCGGCGACAAGGTCGAAGCGCGGCGGATCGCGCTTTCGGTCGGCGCTCCGCTGGTCGCCGGCAGCGATGGCCCGGTCGAGACGGCCGAGGAGGTAATCGCTTTCGCAAAAACACATGGACTGCCGGTTGCGATCAAGGCAGCGCATGGCGGCGGCGGGCGCGGCCTGAAGGTCGCCTGGAAGATGGAGGATGTGGCGGAGCTCTATCATTCCGCCGTGCGCGAAGCGGAAGCCGCCTTCGGCCGTGGCGAATGTTTCCTCGAACGTTTCCTTGATCGGCCGCGCCATATCGAGGCGCAGGTTCTCGCCGACAAGCATGGGAATGTTCTGGTGCTCGGCACGCGCGACTGTTCTCTGCAGCGGCGCAATCAGAAGCTCGTCGAGGAGGCGCCGGCGCCCTTCCTCAGCGATGCACAGCGGCAGGCGATCCACGACGCGGCGAAGAAGATCTGCGCGGCCGCCGGTTATTCGGGAGCGGGCACGGTCGAGTTCCTGCTCGGTATCGACGGGACGATCTCGTTCCTCGAGGTCAACACCCGCCTGCAGGTCGAGCACCCGGTAACCGAGGAAACGACCGGGATCGACCTTGTCATCGAGCAGTTTCGGATTGCCGAGGGCAAGGCGCTTGAGGTGCTGGAAACCCCTGCCCCGCACGGTCACTCGATCGAGTTCCGCATCAATGCCGAGGATCCCGTCCGGGGCTTCCTGCCGACGCCGGGCGCAATCACCCGCTTCGACCCGCCATCCGGTCCGGGCGTGCGCCTCGACACGGGCGTGACCACCGGCTCGACAGTTCCGGGCACCTTCGATTCCCTGATGGCAAAGCTGATTGTCACAGGCGCGACCCGCGAGCAGGCGCTTGCCCGGGCGCGGCGTGCCCTTGCAGAGTTTGCCATCGAGGGTATTGCAACGGTGCTGCCCTTCCATCGTGCCGCAATGGAAGCCCGCGACTTTACGGGTGAAGATGGTTTCCGCGTTCACACCCGGTGGATCGAGACGGATTTCGCCGAACCGCTTGCAGCGGCAGCCCGGCCCGAGCCGCTTCCAGATAGATCGCTGATCCGCACCCATGTCGAGATCGACGGCAAGCGGCACGAACTTGCCATCCCGGCAGGCCTTCTCAGCGGCATTGGCGGACAGTCCAGCTCATCGACCAGCGGCTCCACGTCATCGCCAGAATCGGAAGATATGTCAGGCGTCAGAGCACCGATTTCCGGAACATTGCAGGCGTTCAAGATCGAGGATGGAGCCGAAGTCAAGGCAGGGGACCTGATCGCCGTGATGGAAGCAATGAAAATGGAGACACAGGTGACAGCACCGCGCGCCGGACGCGTCAGCCTGAACGAAAGCCCAGGCAGTTATCTACAGGCGGGAACCATGATTGCCCGTTACCAGGACTGA
- a CDS encoding NAD-dependent succinate-semialdehyde dehydrogenase: MTISEKLLSKLKDQSLLVDKALINGEWIAKSDSGKSFDVSNPATGEVIASLPDMGPAETKRAIDAAYKAQKAWAAKTGKERAGILRKLFDLMVANADDLAVILTSEMGKPVAEAKGEILYGASYVEWFGEEAKRIYGDTIPGHQPDKRIIVIKQPVGVVAAITPWNFPNAMLARKMAPALAAGCAIVAKPAGETPLSALALGLLAERAGLPAGLFNVITSTDSAAVGQEMCSNDKVRKLTFTGSTNVGKILMRQGADQIMKLGLELGGNAPFIVFDDADLDAAVEGAMVSKYRNNGQTCVCANRIYVQSGVYDAFAEKLAIKVREMKVGDGFEPGVNAGPLISDKALAKVEEHIEDATSKGAKVAVGGKRGEKGGLFFEPTILTGVTTDMKVAREETFGPVAPLFKFETEEEVIDMANNTEFGLASYFYSRDLSKVFRVAEALEYGMVGINTGLISTEVAPFGGIKQSGQGREGSKYGIEDYIEMKYLCLSI; this comes from the coding sequence ATGACGATTTCCGAAAAACTGCTTTCCAAGTTGAAGGACCAGAGCCTTCTGGTCGACAAGGCGCTGATCAATGGCGAGTGGATCGCCAAGAGTGATAGTGGCAAGAGCTTTGACGTCAGCAATCCGGCAACCGGCGAGGTGATCGCGTCGCTGCCTGACATGGGGCCTGCCGAAACGAAACGCGCGATCGACGCCGCCTATAAAGCGCAGAAGGCCTGGGCCGCGAAGACCGGCAAGGAGCGCGCTGGGATCTTGCGCAAGCTCTTCGATCTGATGGTTGCCAATGCCGATGACCTGGCGGTCATTCTGACGTCGGAAATGGGCAAGCCAGTCGCCGAGGCAAAGGGCGAGATCCTCTACGGTGCTTCCTATGTCGAATGGTTCGGCGAAGAGGCCAAGCGCATCTATGGCGACACAATCCCCGGCCATCAGCCGGACAAGCGTATCATCGTCATCAAGCAGCCGGTCGGTGTCGTGGCGGCGATCACGCCCTGGAACTTCCCGAATGCCATGCTGGCCCGCAAGATGGCGCCGGCTCTCGCTGCCGGATGCGCCATTGTGGCAAAACCTGCTGGCGAGACGCCGCTTTCTGCGCTGGCGCTGGGGCTGCTGGCCGAGCGTGCAGGCTTGCCTGCCGGCTTGTTCAACGTCATCACATCGACGGATTCGGCTGCAGTCGGCCAGGAGATGTGCTCGAACGACAAGGTGCGTAAGCTCACCTTCACCGGGTCCACCAATGTCGGCAAAATCCTGATGCGCCAGGGCGCTGACCAGATCATGAAGCTTGGTCTTGAACTTGGAGGAAATGCGCCCTTCATCGTCTTTGACGATGCCGATCTTGATGCGGCGGTCGAGGGGGCGATGGTTTCGAAGTACCGCAACAATGGCCAGACCTGTGTCTGCGCCAACCGCATCTATGTCCAGTCCGGTGTCTATGATGCCTTTGCCGAAAAGCTTGCCATCAAAGTGCGTGAGATGAAGGTAGGCGACGGTTTCGAGCCGGGCGTGAATGCGGGTCCGCTGATTTCCGACAAGGCGCTGGCCAAGGTCGAGGAGCATATCGAGGATGCAACGTCCAAGGGTGCCAAGGTGGCTGTTGGCGGCAAGCGCGGCGAAAAGGGCGGGTTGTTCTTCGAGCCGACGATCCTGACGGGCGTGACTACCGATATGAAGGTCGCGCGCGAGGAGACCTTTGGACCGGTGGCGCCGCTCTTCAAGTTCGAGACGGAGGAGGAGGTCATCGACATGGCCAACAATACCGAATTCGGCCTCGCCTCCTATTTCTATTCCCGTGACCTGTCCAAGGTCTTCCGCGTGGCGGAAGCCCTTGAATACGGCATGGTCGGCATCAATACCGGTCTGATCTCAACTGAAGTCGCACCCTTTGGCGGCATCAAACAGTCAGGTCAGGGCCGCGAAGGTTCGAAATACGGGATCGAGGACTATATCGAGATGAAGTATCTCTGCCTCAGCATCTGA
- a CDS encoding 4-aminobutyrate--2-oxoglutarate transaminase, which yields MLNTEIAARRTDAISRGVGVTTQVYADRAENAEIWDVEGRRYIDFAAGIAVVNTGHRHPKVIAAVKDQLDHFTHTCHQVIPYENYVTLAERLNNAVPGAFKKKTIFVTTGAEAVENAIKIARAATNRSAVIAFTGAFHGRTFMGMTLTGKVVPYKTGFGAMMPDVFHVPFPVELHGTSVEDTLSVLDKLFKADVDPARVAAFIVEPVQGEGGFYEVPRGFMPKLREIADKHGILLIADEVQTGFARTGKLFAMEHYGVVPDITTMAKGLGGGFPIAAVTGRAEIMDAPGPGGLGGTYGGNPIGIAAGNAVLDVIEEEKLCERADYLGNRLKQRLQSLRDAVPQIADIRGPGFMNAVEFNLPGTTTPDADFTNKVRLRALEKGLILLTCGVYGNVIRFLSPITIQDDVFAEALDILEHTLRECAKEA from the coding sequence ATGTTGAATACGGAAATTGCAGCACGCAGGACCGATGCGATTTCGCGCGGGGTTGGCGTCACCACGCAGGTCTATGCCGACCGCGCCGAGAATGCGGAAATCTGGGATGTCGAGGGTCGGCGCTATATCGATTTTGCCGCCGGCATCGCCGTCGTCAATACCGGGCATCGGCATCCGAAGGTGATTGCTGCTGTGAAGGATCAGCTCGATCACTTCACCCATACCTGCCATCAGGTGATCCCCTATGAGAATTACGTGACGCTCGCCGAGCGTCTGAACAATGCCGTGCCCGGCGCTTTCAAGAAGAAGACGATTTTTGTCACGACCGGTGCCGAGGCGGTGGAAAATGCGATCAAGATCGCCCGTGCCGCGACCAATCGCTCTGCTGTCATTGCCTTTACCGGCGCCTTTCATGGCCGCACCTTCATGGGCATGACGCTGACCGGCAAAGTGGTGCCGTACAAAACCGGTTTCGGCGCGATGATGCCGGACGTCTTCCATGTACCCTTCCCGGTGGAACTGCATGGGACCTCTGTCGAGGATACGCTTTCCGTGCTCGACAAGCTGTTCAAGGCGGATGTGGATCCCGCGCGCGTGGCCGCTTTCATTGTCGAGCCGGTTCAGGGGGAGGGCGGTTTCTATGAAGTGCCGCGTGGCTTCATGCCGAAGCTGCGCGAGATTGCCGACAAACACGGTATTCTGCTGATCGCTGACGAAGTGCAGACCGGCTTTGCCCGAACCGGCAAGCTGTTTGCCATGGAGCATTATGGCGTCGTGCCGGACATTACGACCATGGCGAAGGGATTGGGGGGCGGTTTCCCGATCGCAGCGGTCACGGGTCGTGCCGAAATCATGGATGCACCGGGCCCGGGCGGCCTTGGCGGCACCTATGGCGGCAATCCGATCGGTATTGCAGCGGGCAATGCCGTCCTTGATGTGATTGAGGAAGAAAAGCTTTGCGAACGGGCCGATTACCTTGGCAACCGTCTGAAGCAGCGGCTCCAGTCTCTTCGCGATGCAGTGCCGCAAATCGCCGATATTCGTGGTCCAGGCTTCATGAACGCAGTTGAGTTCAATCTGCCTGGAACAACGACACCGGATGCTGATTTTACCAACAAGGTCCGTTTACGTGCGCTGGAAAAGGGCCTTATCCTTCTGACCTGCGGCGTCTACGGCAATGTCATCCGTTTCCTGTCGCCGATTACCATTCAGGACGACGTCTTTGCCGAAGCCCTCGACATTCTGGAACACACATTGCGCGAATGCGCCAAGGAAGCCTGA
- a CDS encoding MerR family transcriptional regulator, with protein sequence MDEIRFKIAEAARMAGVSPSTLRLWESQGLIEPIRTASGQRLFTRDHIERLKTIRWMRNEKGLNPAAIREALAEEPLFVPQASEPDDELGPTQGTALSIGFKLRRLRHEAGKTLETVSQATGISVSLLSTFERTSQGLSFKALHELADYFGTTIAALSGQEDQREGQSLIRAGKWAIWPTTTSGATVQVLAEGRNQMECHRFQLAPGASSEGAYRHEGEEFIHVLTGRLEIILDGDQFFELGPGDSFYFESRRPHSWRNSDEGETVLLWINTPPTF encoded by the coding sequence ATGGATGAGATCCGCTTCAAGATCGCTGAAGCCGCCCGCATGGCGGGCGTCTCGCCCTCAACCCTTCGCCTGTGGGAGAGTCAGGGCCTGATCGAACCCATCCGTACGGCCTCCGGCCAACGTCTCTTTACGCGGGACCACATAGAGCGCCTGAAGACCATCCGCTGGATGCGCAACGAGAAGGGTCTGAACCCGGCCGCCATCCGGGAGGCTCTGGCCGAGGAACCGCTCTTTGTGCCGCAGGCAAGTGAACCGGACGATGAGCTCGGGCCAACCCAGGGGACAGCGCTGTCCATCGGCTTCAAACTGCGGCGCCTGCGCCATGAAGCGGGAAAGACGCTAGAGACCGTGTCACAGGCGACAGGCATTTCCGTTTCTCTGCTTTCAACCTTCGAGCGCACCTCCCAGGGCCTTTCCTTCAAGGCGCTGCATGAACTGGCAGATTATTTCGGCACCACGATTGCCGCGCTCTCCGGCCAGGAGGACCAAAGGGAGGGGCAGTCCCTGATCCGGGCCGGCAAATGGGCGATCTGGCCTACCACGACGTCCGGTGCCACGGTCCAGGTGCTGGCAGAGGGGCGCAATCAGATGGAATGCCATCGCTTTCAACTGGCGCCCGGCGCATCAAGCGAGGGCGCATATCGGCACGAAGGCGAGGAATTCATTCACGTGTTGACGGGCCGGCTGGAAATCATTCTTGATGGCGACCAGTTCTTTGAACTCGGGCCCGGAGACAGCTTTTACTTCGAGAGCCGCCGTCCGCATTCCTGGCGCAACAGTGACGAAGGCGAAACCGTCCTTCTCTGGATCAACACACCGCCGACATTTTGA
- a CDS encoding aldose 1-epimerase family protein, with protein MTDIIDIGTGDLRASISALGAELQSLTTDDGRDWLWHGDPVWWSGRSPILFPIVGKAPNGQIAIAGKTYAMAQHGFARRSRFELIAHTEDSCEHQLVSSDETRGQYPFDFCLSLAHRVDGRSLVVTAKVQNRDEGPLPFGIGFHPAFRWPLPGADGKAHYVSLDNGQSPKMIQLEDGLIGQSLPGSPFRAGRLELEHHLFDHDALIFPEGAGTGLTYGAEGGPSLHFTFENLPNIALWQKPGAPFLCVEPWHGMAAHAGGTAEITERPYTIALAKGQDMCFSFRLTLDG; from the coding sequence ATGACGGACATCATCGACATCGGGACCGGCGACCTGCGGGCCAGCATTTCGGCACTAGGGGCGGAATTGCAAAGCCTGACGACAGATGACGGGCGTGACTGGCTCTGGCATGGCGACCCGGTCTGGTGGAGCGGACGCTCACCCATTCTGTTCCCCATCGTCGGCAAGGCACCGAATGGTCAGATCGCCATCGCGGGGAAAACCTATGCGATGGCCCAGCACGGCTTTGCCAGAAGAAGCCGATTCGAATTGATCGCCCACACTGAAGACAGTTGCGAGCACCAGCTGGTCTCATCCGATGAAACGCGTGGCCAATATCCCTTCGATTTCTGTCTCAGCCTCGCACATCGGGTTGATGGGCGGTCGCTTGTGGTCACCGCAAAGGTTCAGAACCGGGATGAAGGGCCACTGCCCTTCGGCATCGGCTTTCACCCTGCCTTTCGCTGGCCGCTTCCGGGGGCGGACGGCAAGGCCCATTATGTTAGTCTGGACAATGGCCAAAGTCCGAAAATGATCCAGTTGGAAGACGGACTGATTGGTCAGAGCCTGCCGGGCTCGCCGTTCAGGGCGGGGCGATTGGAACTTGAACACCACCTGTTCGACCATGATGCGCTGATCTTTCCCGAGGGTGCTGGCACGGGCCTGACCTATGGCGCCGAAGGTGGACCGTCACTCCACTTTACCTTTGAAAACCTGCCCAACATCGCGTTGTGGCAAAAACCCGGTGCACCATTCCTGTGCGTGGAACCCTGGCATGGCATGGCAGCCCATGCCGGTGGCACTGCCGAAATCACCGAGCGGCCATACACCATCGCGCTGGCGAAGGGTCAGGACATGTGCTTTTCCTTCCGCCTGACGCTTGATGGCTAA
- the ade gene encoding adenine deaminase has protein sequence MSSLESRIDQGVGREPADIVLKGGRFFDLTTGELVASDIAICGDTIVGTCGEYDGREVIDISGRIVVPGFIDTHLHIESSVLTPQEFDRCVLPYGVTTIICDPHEIANVLGTDGIQFFLDSAMESVMDIRVQLSSCVPATHLETAGADLPIEKLLPFRDHPKVVGLAEFMNFPGVIHKDPGCLAKLEAFQGGHIDGHAPLLLGKELNGYLSTGIRTDHECTSAAEALEKIRKGVHVLVREGSVCKDLHHLLPVITERLSPFIALCTDDRNPLDIADEGHLDHSIRTAIAHGVEPIAVYRAASISAARAFGLRDRGLIAPGWRADLVVIDSLENCAADMVFAGGRKVTEALFASRKKVEPVGLDSVRITPRQPKDFAIAASDREFPVIGVVPGQVITEHRRLRLPMAGNEATMDFDRDIIKVAVIERHGKNGNHANGFVQGFGLKKGAIASTVGHDSHNICVVGANESDMAIAVNRLAEIKGGFVVVADGEVLGEISLPVAGLMSLQSFETVRDELKALRQKAVTLGTSLQEPFLQVSFLPLPVIPHLKLTDMGMVDVDRFELIA, from the coding sequence ATGAGCAGTCTCGAAAGCCGCATTGACCAAGGCGTCGGTCGCGAACCAGCCGATATCGTTCTCAAGGGTGGCCGTTTCTTCGACCTGACCACAGGCGAACTGGTCGCGTCCGATATCGCGATCTGCGGCGACACGATTGTCGGAACCTGCGGTGAATATGATGGCCGCGAAGTGATCGACATCTCCGGCAGGATCGTCGTGCCGGGCTTCATCGATACCCATCTGCATATTGAAAGCTCGGTGCTGACGCCGCAGGAATTTGATCGCTGCGTATTGCCCTATGGCGTGACGACCATCATCTGCGATCCGCATGAGATTGCAAATGTGCTCGGCACCGACGGCATCCAGTTTTTCCTGGATTCGGCCATGGAAAGCGTCATGGACATCCGGGTGCAGCTGTCCTCCTGCGTGCCGGCCACCCATCTCGAGACCGCCGGTGCCGATCTTCCGATCGAAAAGCTCCTGCCCTTCCGCGATCACCCCAAGGTCGTCGGCCTTGCCGAATTCATGAATTTCCCCGGCGTCATCCACAAGGACCCCGGCTGCCTTGCCAAACTTGAGGCCTTCCAGGGCGGCCATATCGACGGGCATGCCCCACTGCTGCTCGGCAAGGAACTGAACGGTTACCTCTCGACCGGCATCCGCACCGACCATGAATGCACCTCGGCTGCCGAGGCATTGGAGAAAATCCGCAAGGGCGTGCATGTTCTGGTCCGCGAAGGCTCGGTCTGCAAGGATCTGCACCACCTGCTGCCCGTGATCACCGAACGCCTGTCGCCCTTCATCGCGCTTTGCACCGACGACCGCAACCCGCTCGACATTGCCGATGAAGGCCATCTCGACCATTCGATCCGCACGGCCATTGCCCATGGTGTCGAACCGATTGCCGTCTACCGTGCCGCCTCGATTTCCGCTGCCCGCGCTTTTGGCCTTCGTGATCGCGGGTTGATCGCGCCCGGCTGGAGGGCCGATCTGGTGGTCATCGACAGCCTGGAAAACTGCGCGGCAGACATGGTCTTTGCCGGTGGCCGCAAGGTGACCGAGGCCCTGTTTGCCAGCCGTAAAAAGGTCGAGCCCGTCGGCCTCGACAGTGTGCGTATCACTCCGCGACAGCCCAAGGATTTTGCCATTGCCGCGAGCGACCGGGAATTTCCGGTGATCGGTGTCGTTCCCGGCCAGGTGATCACCGAGCATCGCCGGCTGCGTCTGCCGATGGCCGGCAATGAGGCGACGATGGATTTCGACCGGGACATCATCAAGGTCGCCGTCATCGAACGGCACGGCAAGAATGGCAATCACGCCAATGGCTTCGTCCAGGGCTTCGGCTTAAAAAAGGGTGCGATTGCCTCAACCGTCGGCCATGACAGTCACAATATCTGTGTGGTTGGTGCCAATGAAAGCGACATGGCGATTGCCGTCAACCGGTTGGCGGAGATCAAGGGCGGCTTTGTCGTGGTCGCCGATGGCGAGGTGCTGGGAGAAATTTCGCTGCCGGTCGCAGGACTCATGAGCCTGCAGAGCTTTGAAACCGTGCGCGATGAGCTGAAGGCGCTGCGCCAGAAGGCCGTCACCCTCGGAACATCGCTGCAGGAACCCTTCCTCCAGGTCTCCTTCCTGCCGCTGCCGGTGATCCCGCATCTGAAACTCACCGACATGGGCATGGTGGATGTCGACAGGTTCGAGTTGATCGCGTGA
- a CDS encoding potassium channel family protein, whose translation MPDATIKPRLKIIRQQLARLYYGHDTAAIRFQFVLMVIDLAIIGFFLAGPYLRDRPSYLILDYMIAAWIALELIAQWSATYSTRRFLMRPLTWVDIFVLCTLLFPHWLFNFAFLRVARIWAITQRPVFKLMLHRLGLLERADVVSAFINLFVFLFLVTGFVYTFFFYQEDPGTGFVDALYFTVATVTTTGFGDITLPGTFGKLTSVITMIVGISLFVRLAQAIVRPNKVTFPCPQCGLSRHDIDAVHCKACGHLLNIPDEGVT comes from the coding sequence ATGCCAGACGCAACGATCAAGCCAAGATTGAAGATTATCCGCCAGCAACTGGCGCGCCTCTATTACGGACACGACACGGCGGCAATCCGTTTCCAGTTCGTGCTGATGGTCATTGACCTTGCCATTATCGGCTTCTTTCTGGCGGGACCCTATTTGCGCGATCGCCCAAGCTATCTGATCCTTGACTACATGATTGCTGCCTGGATTGCCCTTGAGCTGATTGCACAATGGTCGGCAACTTATTCCACCCGGCGCTTTCTCATGCGCCCGCTGACCTGGGTCGACATCTTCGTTCTCTGCACGCTGCTCTTTCCGCATTGGCTGTTCAATTTCGCCTTCCTGCGGGTCGCACGGATATGGGCGATCACCCAGCGACCGGTCTTCAAGCTGATGCTGCATCGGCTTGGTCTTCTGGAGCGCGCGGATGTCGTGTCCGCCTTCATCAACCTCTTCGTCTTCCTGTTCCTGGTGACCGGCTTCGTCTACACCTTCTTCTTCTACCAGGAAGACCCCGGCACCGGCTTCGTCGATGCTCTCTATTTTACGGTGGCCACTGTCACGACAACTGGTTTCGGTGACATCACCCTGCCCGGCACCTTCGGCAAGCTCACATCCGTGATCACCATGATCGTCGGAATTTCGCTTTTCGTTCGGCTCGCCCAGGCGATCGTCAGGCCCAACAAGGTGACATTTCCCTGCCCTCAATGCGGCCTGTCTCGGCACGACATCGATGCCGTACACTGCAAGGCCTGTGGGCATCTGCTCAATATCCCAGATGAAGGTGTAACCTGA
- the aac(6') gene encoding aminoglycoside 6'-N-acetyltransferase, which produces MSGLTVVRASAADLDICAELRHQLWPHLAVDSHRAEIVDALSEPGRLVAFLCVDLNGEAIGFAEASVRSDYVNGCETSPVAFLEGIFVRSPVRRQGVATALVNAVAAWARSKGLTELASDAELSNTISHAMHEALGFEETQRVVCFRRRL; this is translated from the coding sequence GTGAGTGGGCTGACGGTGGTCAGAGCTTCGGCAGCTGACCTCGATATCTGCGCGGAACTGCGGCATCAGCTTTGGCCGCATCTTGCCGTTGATAGCCATAGGGCAGAGATTGTTGATGCTCTTTCAGAGCCGGGAAGGCTGGTGGCTTTTCTCTGTGTGGATCTTAACGGAGAGGCAATCGGGTTCGCCGAAGCAAGTGTCAGGTCCGATTACGTCAATGGATGCGAAACCTCGCCAGTCGCCTTTCTTGAAGGCATCTTCGTGCGATCTCCGGTGAGACGGCAAGGCGTTGCGACAGCGCTCGTCAACGCCGTTGCTGCTTGGGCGCGGTCAAAGGGGCTGACAGAGCTCGCTTCCGATGCTGAACTGAGTAACACGATTTCCCATGCCATGCATGAGGCGCTTGGTTTCGAAGAGACGCAGCGGGTCGTCTGTTTTCGCCGTCGTCTTTGA
- a CDS encoding alpha-glucosidase: protein MIKHQAQTQKYDRGQDWWRGAVIYQVYPRSFLDTDGDGIGDIKGITERLPYIASLGVDAIWLSPFFTSPQADMGYDVSDYCDVDPMFGTLADFDRMMKEAKRLGLKVIIDQVISHTSDQHPWFEESRKSRDNPKADWYIWAAAKPDGTAPNNWLSVFGGPAWEWDGVRKQYYMHNFLTSQPDLNFHNKEVQNAVLQAVKFWLDRGVDGFRLDTVNYYFHDKELRDNPPHVPDSEDAGLDAPDVNPYGMQSHLFDKTQPENIEFLKRFRALLDQYPDRTTVGEVGDGARSLKTVAAYTSGGDKLHMCYTFDLLSPDFTPSHIRHCVQSFQKQVADGWVCWAFSNHDVPRHVSRFVEESGEREAVAKIAISVLASLRGSICLYQGEELGLPEAEIAFEDLRDPYGIRFWPAFKGRDGCRTPMVWEHRKAKAGFSAGKPWLPVPEEHLSMAVDVQEKDEESVLAHYRATLAFRKLHPALIDGEMQFVATNEDVLAFTRSKGEDRLLFVFNLRRGPQELALPSGHAVQAVLAMPGLGGTVVDGEIRLGPLDGICARLS, encoded by the coding sequence ATGATCAAGCATCAAGCCCAGACGCAAAAGTATGATCGCGGACAGGACTGGTGGCGTGGTGCGGTGATCTATCAGGTCTATCCACGTTCGTTCCTGGATACCGATGGCGACGGGATTGGCGACATCAAGGGCATTACCGAGCGCTTGCCCTATATCGCCTCGCTTGGTGTCGACGCCATATGGCTATCGCCCTTCTTCACCTCACCGCAGGCCGACATGGGCTACGACGTGTCGGATTATTGTGATGTCGACCCGATGTTTGGCACGCTGGCCGATTTCGACCGCATGATGAAGGAGGCCAAGCGCCTTGGGCTGAAGGTGATCATTGATCAGGTGATTTCGCATACCTCCGATCAGCATCCCTGGTTCGAGGAAAGCCGGAAAAGCCGGGATAATCCCAAGGCTGACTGGTATATCTGGGCGGCGGCAAAACCGGATGGGACTGCACCCAACAACTGGCTGTCGGTCTTCGGCGGCCCCGCCTGGGAATGGGATGGCGTGCGCAAGCAATATTACATGCACAATTTCCTGACATCCCAGCCAGATCTGAACTTCCACAACAAGGAGGTTCAGAATGCCGTGCTGCAGGCAGTCAAATTCTGGCTCGATCGCGGAGTCGACGGCTTCCGCCTCGATACCGTCAACTACTACTTTCACGACAAGGAATTGCGGGACAATCCACCCCATGTTCCAGACAGCGAAGATGCCGGGCTCGATGCGCCCGACGTCAATCCCTACGGCATGCAAAGCCATCTGTTCGACAAGACGCAGCCGGAGAACATCGAGTTTCTGAAGCGCTTCCGAGCACTCCTCGACCAATATCCGGATCGCACAACCGTGGGCGAAGTCGGCGACGGCGCGCGTTCGCTCAAAACGGTCGCGGCTTACACGTCCGGCGGCGACAAGCTGCACATGTGCTACACCTTCGATCTCCTCAGTCCGGATTTCACCCCAAGCCATATTCGCCACTGCGTTCAGTCGTTCCAGAAACAAGTGGCGGATGGCTGGGTCTGCTGGGCCTTTTCGAATCACGATGTGCCTCGCCATGTCAGCCGCTTTGTCGAGGAGAGCGGTGAGCGTGAAGCGGTGGCGAAAATCGCCATCAGCGTGCTTGCCAGCTTGCGTGGCTCGATTTGTCTCTATCAGGGGGAAGAACTGGGGCTGCCAGAGGCCGAGATTGCCTTCGAGGATCTGCGCGATCCCTATGGCATACGCTTCTGGCCGGCCTTCAAGGGGCGTGATGGATGCCGGACCCCGATGGTCTGGGAGCATCGCAAGGCAAAGGCCGGTTTTTCTGCCGGGAAGCCCTGGCTGCCGGTGCCGGAGGAACATCTCTCCATGGCCGTGGATGTCCAGGAGAAGGACGAGGAATCGGTTCTTGCCCATTACCGCGCGACACTCGCTTTCCGAAAGCTGCACCCGGCTTTGATCGATGGCGAGATGCAGTTCGTGGCGACGAACGAGGATGTTCTGGCCTTTACCCGGAGCAAGGGTGAGGATCGGCTGTTGTTCGTCTTTAACCTTCGCCGCGGGCCGCAGGAATTGGCGCTGCCGAGCGGGCATGCCGTGCAGGCGGTACTTGCCATGCCCGGCCTGGGCGGAACCGTGGTCGATGGCGAAATCAGGCTCGGTCCGCTTGACGGTATTTGTGCGAGGCTCTCGTGA